CATATTTATTCACCAGCCCCAattaatattcaaaaaaaaaaaaacgaaaaagaaCAAACAGAAAGATGCATCAGTGTCCCGTGGATTTTCATTACCTTCCTGCAGATGCTCCCAGAAAACACCACCTACATTTTTGTCAGCATAAACCAGGGGAAGAAGGAATAGTATCTTAAATTACAGGTTTTCTCTAAGTGGCTATGCCAACTGCATACTATTTCCATAAACTGCAAATACAGATCTCGTGAAGGGACATCAACTTATACAGGAAGCACAAAGTGTAGAAAGAAAGGTTCAACAAAACTTTGACCTGGTCTGAAGCCTATACCTAAGTAGCTTGCTCGTACATCCCCTCCCCCCGCCCCCaaaaaaaccaaagaaaaaaaacccCGAAAATCCCCAACAAAAGGTATCATGCATAGATGTAAACAGAATGGATCCACGCGGCTAGTTAGGCAAGGCGATCTCAATAGcaacaataataattaataaatacAAAGGAAAGGGGCCTTAAATAGTTTCCATTTCAATAATGTGAGACACAAGGGTGTTATAATAGCAGTATCGTTTTCCAAAGGCTCTCAATGCCCCGTTCAAGCCCTTGACCAACCTCTAAACTGTTCACTAAAAGGTCTTGACTGTAGTTTGATCCATGCTGATCAAGTATGAAACTTTAAATTTAGTCATGGAAAGACCGACTAAAACTTCCTAGAAAAATACCTGACAAGTCTCTTTATAAAACAGTTTTCATACTGTAGCAACTTGGGACTAAATATACAATTCTTGATCCAATTAACTAGTCCTCCAATATATCGGGGAGCTAGTCTATGAAAGAGGGATGGTTCAACTCTAACTTGCACAAGTAGTTTCTTTAGCAGTTGAAGTGCCATGCCAACATTTAAGTATGTCACAGAAACAAGAGCTGCTACCCCTATACtcacataaaataaaaattcttgAAGTTATCTGCCAGATAAAACGCAAAATTCACCAGTTACTTGACGAAGTTCAGTGCTCAGACTAGCTATATTTTGGGAAGGTGCAATTACAGGGCTAGTTATTTTGGCACAGCAATTCAACCTGGAAAAGCAccgaaaatcatgaaaaaatgattttgaagaaaaataatataCCTTTGTGCAATCAGCTACAGCTTTCTTATATTCACCAACTTCTTTGTAACATGCAGCTCTGCATGTCAAGACGTCCATGATGCCAGTATCATCTCCAGCTTTCTCCAAAAGAACGACGGTCCAAGACAACCATTTTATGGCGTCAGCAAACTGGCCCTGCTTGTAATTGTCTAATCCCTTATTTTTCGCAGTTGAAGCACTAACACCAGCAGGTGGGGGTGGAAGTCCTTCAAGTTCGGTTGTCCCACCTGTGTCATGGCCATTGAAGTCCGATTCGAATCCCCAGTCATCGCGCCCAGAAGAATCCTGGCTTTTAAATTCAGCACCGCTGCCTGGAGTTGTCGTAAACAATGCATCAAAACTATCAACACCAGTGGACTGACCAGATGGTCGACTATGAGGCTGACTACTAGGGAACCCAAAATCATCAATATTCGAAAAAGAACCTCCTGCACCTGGCCCAGCAGTATTATGGTTCCCCGAAGGAAAACTACTTGGCTGACTCTGGGACGGAGTACTAAAGAACCCAAAATCGTCAACATTCGAATAAGAACCTCCTGCACCTGATCCTGTCGAGTTGTTGTTTCCTGAGGTAAAACTACCTGAAGGATGTGCAACTCCACTTGTTTTTGAAGCACTCTGAAAACTTTGAAATGCATCATCTCCAACTTTACTACTAGCACTTCCTTTACTCTCTGACTTCATATTACCACTCGGTTTAGACGAAAAATCAACTAAGGAACCAAACGGGTCCTTATTTGAACCCATCCCACCCAATCCTCCACCTCCAGCCATACTCTTCATAGAAGGACCACCAAGATTTGTTCCTTTACTAGCATTCCCATTCAAGTTAACATTCCCTCTACCGCTGTTGTTACTGCTAAATCCACTCGTATAAGTCCCGAAAGTTTCACTAGACCCCCAATTTCCGCTACTTTTTGTTGAATTACCCGTTTTGGGCAATGAATCCGCCATACCCCCCATTGAAAATGAGCTCTTATTCGACGCCGGAGCTGCATTTTTCAAAGGCACATTACTATTGCCCTTGTTCTGACCCAATGCCGAGCCAAGCAAATCACCAAACAAGTTGGGATCTTTGTTAACAACTCCAATCCCAGAATTCAAACTGCTAGCTGGGGCAGATGAACCCCAACTCTTCCCAGAAATATCCCCCACCATCGAAGTGGGACCCGATAGAGATCCCGTCCGAGTTGATTGAGCCGGAGCAGCAGGTTGGTGGGTCCATGAGGGTTTGTTAATAGGCTGGTGAGTCCAGGACGGCGTCGTACTGGGCTTTGCCTGAGCTGATGAATATGAACCATATGAAGAAGACTGGTTCTTTTGATCGCTAAGAGATCGAGAACCCGACTTTCCAAGACCCAAATCGAAGTCGAAACTATTTAAGGATCCCGATTTGCTATTGGATTTTCCGTAGTTTGAATTCATTTTCCTCCTCTAGATGTGAATTATGTTTAGGAAGTTTGGGCTAATCAAATCAAAGCCAGATAAAAAAACGAAAACTAAACGTAGATGATCCGAAAATATAGATCAAACAACGAACTActaaaagaaaggaagaaagaaagaaagaaagaaagaagggatCTCGGATGGGCTCAGTATATACCTGATGGAGTTAAAATTGGAATTGAAACTGAAATTTGCAGAGAGGTTAAAGAAAAGCTTGGACCGCGTAAGGCTGAAAGGAGCTCAGAGCCACCGCTGGAGAGAAACCAAGTCGGAGGGAATAAGAAGTGCGACGGGACCGCGAGTTGGAGCAGGAGCtggctaattatttgtcatgtTTGATCCAGTTTACCAATTTAGCGACTGagacaaattttttaaaatttgcaaATCCCCCCAATGAGTTTCTCCTGTATGTTATAGGAGTACATCTACGCAACTTGAACATAAATGACAATTTCCGTTAATGTTTAGTAAATATCTGCATGGAATTATTTTTGAGATCTTTAACAATTTAAATAATGATTCCCATTATACA
This Coffea eugenioides isolate CCC68of unplaced genomic scaffold, Ceug_1.0 ScVebR1_1646;HRSCAF=2531, whole genome shotgun sequence DNA region includes the following protein-coding sequences:
- the LOC113755685 gene encoding uncharacterized transmembrane protein DDB_G0289901-like; this translates as MNSNYGKSNSKSGSLNSFDFDLGLGKSGSRSLSDQKNQSSSYGSYSSAQAKPSTTPSWTHQPINKPSWTHQPAAPAQSTRTGSLSGPTSMVGDISGKSWGSSAPASSLNSGIGVVNKDPNLFGDLLGSALGQNKGNSNVPLKNAAPASNKSSFSMGGMADSLPKTGNSTKSSGNWGSSETFGTYTSGFSSNNSGRGNVNLNGNASKGTNLGGPSMKSMAGGGGLGGMGSNKDPFGSLVDFSSKPSGNMKSESKGSASSKVGDDAFQSFQSASKTSGVAHPSGSFTSGNNNSTGSGAGGSYSNVDDFGFFSTPSQSQPSSFPSGNHNTAGPGAGGSFSNIDDFGFPSSQPHSRPSGQSTGVDSFDALFTTTPGSGAEFKSQDSSGRDDWGFESDFNGHDTGGTTELEGLPPPPAGVSASTAKNKGLDNYKQGQFADAIKWLSWTVVLLEKAGDDTGIMDVLTCRAACYKEVGEYKKAVADCTKALEQDDKNVNILVQRALLYESMEKYKLGAEDLRSVNSEKPWN